The genome window GTGGTTGTTTCTCAGCTGAATGCGGAGTTTTTCATGGATATTATCCAGTCTATGGATAACTTCCTGAGAGATCAAATGTACAGCATATTGCTTTGTAATTTCCAACACGATTCCCATATTCTTAAAAAGCGCCTGGAGGAACTGCGATACAGATCCATTGACGGCATCGTTCTGTTCCCTTCTGGATTGGAAGGGGATGTCGTTTCAGAGCTGAAGGCTTTTTTGAATGAAGGGACTCCGGTGGTCGTAATTGATGATAAGGTTCACGGTTTAAAAACAGATTCTATATCTACAGATAATTTTAATGCGACCTATGGTGCAACGGAATATCTTATTCGTAAAGGCCATAGGCGAATAGGGTTTCTGGCAGGTCGAAAAACTTCCTTTGTCGCCATGGATCGTTATCGGGGCTGTAAGGCTGCTTTTGAAACCTATGATATACCCTGGGATGATGATTTGGTCCGATGGGCGGATTTCGAGGTAGGGAAAAGCAGCACTCTCTTTAACGAACTGGTGAGTATGCCCGATCCGCCTACGGCGGTTTTTCCCATGAGTTATGACATGACTCTCGGGGTCTTACTCTCTACGGTCAATAGACATATCCAGATTCCTGGAGATCTGTCGGTTTTCGGGTTTGATTTGTTTTCCGGGGTTGAGGCCTTGTCTACGAAATTGACACTTATGAAACAACCTAC of Oceanispirochaeta crateris contains these proteins:
- a CDS encoding LacI family DNA-binding transcriptional regulator, whose protein sequence is MHDGKTTVTLRDIARRTGISLGTVSRFINGETVRESTREKLEAAILDLGYKENIVTRAKRTGNSMTIAVVVSQLNAEFFMDIIQSMDNFLRDQMYSILLCNFQHDSHILKKRLEELRYRSIDGIVLFPSGLEGDVVSELKAFLNEGTPVVVIDDKVHGLKTDSISTDNFNATYGATEYLIRKGHRRIGFLAGRKTSFVAMDRYRGCKAAFETYDIPWDDDLVRWADFEVGKSSTLFNELVSMPDPPTAVFPMSYDMTLGVLLSTVNRHIQIPGDLSVFGFDLFSGVEALSTKLTLMKQPTAKMGQVAAETLLERIQGHWDSFPLNVELKAKMIVHDSISAIGS